Part of the Leifsonia soli genome is shown below.
CGGCTGAACGGGGAGCCCATCCACGTCACGGACGGAATGGAGCTGCCGCTCGCCCTGATCGGCACCGGCTTCGGCTACGACGCCGAGGTCCGGCGCCGCCAGGCGGGCTTCGTCGCGGAGCTGATCGGCGACGTGCGCGACATCCGGCGCATCGGCGCCGCCTCGCTCGACCTGTGCTCAGTCGCCGCCGGCCGGCTCGACGGGTACTACGAGCGCGGGCTCAACCCGTGGGACCACGCGGCGGGAGCACTCATCGCCGCCGAGGCGGGCGCGCGCGTCGCCGGGATCGGCGGAGGGCCGGCCGACCGCCGCCTCACGGTGGCGGCCGGTCCGGACCTCTTCGAGCAGCTGCACCCCCGCGTCGAGCGCTTCTACGCCGACTGGGACTAAGACCCCGGGGCCAGCCGAGCCGGGCCCGGCCGGGCCGGGTTCAGACGAGCCAGGCGGTCGTGTCGCGGGGGAGCATCCCTCCGTCGAGCGCGCCGCTCGCCAGCACGACCTCGCCCTCGGGAAGCGCCACGGGCGCCTCTCCGAAGTTCACCACGACGGTGACCTCGCCGGAGCGGAAGGCGAGCGTCCCCTCGCCCAGGTCGATCCACTCGGGGGAGCCGAACGCCAGGTCGTAGCGGCGGCGGGCATCGAGGGCGTCCTGGTACATGGTCAGCGTCGAACCCGGCACCCCGGCCTGCGACGAGCGTGTGTACGCGGCCCACGTCGAGGGCTGCGGCAGCCAGCTCGCCGCGGTCGGCCCGAAGCCATACGAGGCCTCCGTGCCCTCCCAGGGGATCGGGACGCGGCAGCCGTCGCGGCCGTACCGCTCGCCGTTGGTGCGGAACCAGGTCGGGTCCTGGCGCGCGTCGTCGGGGAGGTCGATCGCCTCCGGGAGACCGAGCTCCTCGCCCTGGTACAGGTAGGCGGAGCCGGGAAGGGCGAGCATCAGGGCGGTCGCGGCGCGGGCCCGGTGCAGCGCGAAGACCGGGTCGGGCAGGCCGGTGGTCTTCGGCCCGATGCCGTGCCCCTGCAGGTTCTCGCCGTGCAGCGCCAGGCGCGTGGCGTGACGGACGACGTCGTGGTTCGACAGCACCCACGTGCTCGGGGCGCCAACGCTGCTGAACGCCGCGATGGAGCGGTCGATCACGCTGCGGAGCGCCGCCGCGTTCCACGGGGTCTCCAGATATGCGAAGTTGAAGGTCTGCTGCATCTCGTCCGGCCGCACCCAGCGCGCCAGCTTGTCGAGCGGCTCGACCCAGGCCTCGCCGCAGAGCACGCGGTCGCCGGAGTACTCGTCGAGGACGGTGTGCCAGTCGCGGTAGATCGCGTGCACGCCGTCCTGCGCGAAGTAGGGAGGAGTCGCCGGCTCGCCGCCCGCGTGGGCCGCGATCTCCGGCTCGAGCGGGATGCCGCCGGTCTCGAGCGTCGGAGCGGCGCCGCCCATGCTGCCCGTGTGCGCCGGCGGCGTGTAGTCGGGGAGGCCGGCCTCCTTGACCATGCCGTGGGCGACATCCACCCGGAAGCCGTCCACGCCGCGGTCCAGCCAGAAGCGCAGGATGCCGCGGAACTGCTCCCACACCCACGGGTTCTCCCAGTCGAAGTCCGGCTGGGACTTGTCGAACAGGTGCAGGTACCACTGGCCGGGACGGCCGTCGGCCTCGGTGACGCGCGTCCAGGCGCCTCCGCCGAAGATCGACTCCCAGTTGTTCGGCGGCAGGTCCCCGTTCTCGCCCGTGCCGTCGCGGAAGATGTACCGCGCGCGCTCGGGGCTCCCCGGGCCGGCCGCGAGGGCCTCCTGGAACCAGCGGTGGTCGCTCGACGAGTGGTTCGGCACGATGTCGATGATCACGCGGAGGCCCAGGTCGTGGGCGGTCGCGAGCATCCTGTCGAAGTCGGCGAGGGTGCCGAAGCGGACGTCGACGTCGCGGTAGTCGGAGACGTCGTAGCCGGCATCGCGCTGCGGGGAGCTCTGGAAGGGCGACAGCCAGACGGCATCCACGCCCAGCTCGCGCAGAGCAGGGAGGCGGTGGGTGATGCCGGGCAGGTCGCCCATCCCGTCGCCGTCCGAGTCGGCGAACGAGCGCGGGTACACCTGGTAGATGACGGCGGAGCGCCACCATTCGCGGCCGGGGGCCGATGGAGTGGGCTCGGTGTGGGTGAGGGGGGTCGGAGCGGCGATGGTGGTCACCTCGTGTTCGTCTCGGTTGTGATGGTCAGGGGTGGACGGCGGTGCTGGACCGCACGATCAGATCCGCCGGGGCGGTGTGGCTGAGAGGTTCGGCGCGCGCTCGGCCGGGGGAGGTCCGGGCGGCCTGGAGGGCGTCGAGCAGCAGCGCCGCGGCCTGCTCGCCCTGGCGCCCGGGATGCTGCGCCACCGTGCTGAGCCCGAAGAAGTCGGCGAGGGGGTGGTCGTCGATGCCGATGATGGAGACGTCGCGGGGCACGGAGAGCCCGAGGTCGCGTGCCGCCAGGATGGCGCCGATGGCCATTTCGTCCGATGCTGCGAAGATCGCGGTCGGGCGTTCGTGCGGCGACCCGAGCATCTGCTTGGCGGCGTCGTATCCGCCGGGGAGGGTGAAGTCGGACGCGCGATGGAGCTGCTCGTCGACCGGGAGGCCCGCATCCCGCAGTGCCTGCTCGTAGCCGAGTCTCCGGCTGGTGGGGATGTGGAAGTCGAGGTCGAACTCCTGCGAGCCGCCGATGTGGGCGATGCGGCGGTGGCCCAGGGAGATCAGGTGCTCCGTGGCGAGGCGGGCGACGGCGAGGTCGTCGATGGTCAGCGTGCTGACGCCGGGCAGTGGTCCGCCGACGCCGACGACGGGCTTGCCGAGGGCGAGGAGGCGGCCGACCTCTTCCTCCGCGAGCTCGAGGGACACGGTGAACACCGCATCCACCCGGTTGCGCAGGAGGTGGTGGTCGAAGACCCGGCGGCGCTCGCCGCCGTCCCCGCTCAGGTTGTAGAGCGTGAGGTCGTAGCCCTGGCCGAGCAGGACGCGCTCCGCGCCCTCGATGACGGAGGTGAAGAACCAGCGGCTGAGGTGCGGGACGACGGCGCCGATGTTGCGGGTGCGACCGGATGCGAGGCTCGACGCGTCGGAGGAGACGACGTATCCCAGCTGCGATGCCGCCTGGACGACCCGGGCGCGCGTGCGGTCGGAGACCGGTCCGTTCCCGCTCAGGGCGCGGGAGACGGTGGCGGTGGAGACGCCGGCGAGACGGGCGACATCGTCGATCCCGGGCATCCCACCTCCTGTGTCTCGTGTGGCGTCTGGTGCGGTGGAAGCGTTTGCGTCCGCCGGTGCAGGGCGGTCGGCCGCGCACAGCGGCAGTATAGCGAAGCGGGTGGAAGCGTTTGCAGTGTGTCAGGACCAGTGGCCGGGACGGTCGAGCGCCGGAGGCAGGAGCGTGCGCCCGTCGCCGGTCGCTGCGTTGACCTGCACCTGCGTCAGGTAGATCGCCTCGCGCAGGTCGGCGCCGTCGAGGCGCGCGTCGCGCAGATCCGCTCCGATCAGCTCGGCTCGGGAGAGGTCGGCGTCGCGGAGGTCGGCGGCGATCAGGAGGGCGCCGCGGAGCTCGGCTCCCCGCAGGTCTGCGCTGCGAAGATCCG
Proteins encoded:
- a CDS encoding glycoside hydrolase family 13 protein gives rise to the protein MTTIAAPTPLTHTEPTPSAPGREWWRSAVIYQVYPRSFADSDGDGMGDLPGITHRLPALRELGVDAVWLSPFQSSPQRDAGYDVSDYRDVDVRFGTLADFDRMLATAHDLGLRVIIDIVPNHSSSDHRWFQEALAAGPGSPERARYIFRDGTGENGDLPPNNWESIFGGGAWTRVTEADGRPGQWYLHLFDKSQPDFDWENPWVWEQFRGILRFWLDRGVDGFRVDVAHGMVKEAGLPDYTPPAHTGSMGGAAPTLETGGIPLEPEIAAHAGGEPATPPYFAQDGVHAIYRDWHTVLDEYSGDRVLCGEAWVEPLDKLARWVRPDEMQQTFNFAYLETPWNAAALRSVIDRSIAAFSSVGAPSTWVLSNHDVVRHATRLALHGENLQGHGIGPKTTGLPDPVFALHRARAATALMLALPGSAYLYQGEELGLPEAIDLPDDARQDPTWFRTNGERYGRDGCRVPIPWEGTEASYGFGPTAASWLPQPSTWAAYTRSSQAGVPGSTLTMYQDALDARRRYDLAFGSPEWIDLGEGTLAFRSGEVTVVVNFGEAPVALPEGEVVLASGALDGGMLPRDTTAWLV
- a CDS encoding LacI family DNA-binding transcriptional regulator, with protein sequence MPGIDDVARLAGVSTATVSRALSGNGPVSDRTRARVVQAASQLGYVVSSDASSLASGRTRNIGAVVPHLSRWFFTSVIEGAERVLLGQGYDLTLYNLSGDGGERRRVFDHHLLRNRVDAVFTVSLELAEEEVGRLLALGKPVVGVGGPLPGVSTLTIDDLAVARLATEHLISLGHRRIAHIGGSQEFDLDFHIPTSRRLGYEQALRDAGLPVDEQLHRASDFTLPGGYDAAKQMLGSPHERPTAIFAASDEMAIGAILAARDLGLSVPRDVSIIGIDDHPLADFFGLSTVAQHPGRQGEQAAALLLDALQAARTSPGRARAEPLSHTAPADLIVRSSTAVHP